CAAGAGGAGCCTCGGAAAGGAGCAGCAGAAAGCAGTTTGAGAGCTTTCTGCCAGCAGCACGAGGGCACCTCACCAGGCAGCCACCTCCGAGACCATGACAGCAGACATCCAGAACTGCAGGTCAGAGTCCCAAGTCATCCCTCCAGCCCTCGGTCCCTGCGAGAGCAGGCAGGGGCTGCACAGAAGCACCCCACCCGGGTGCAGCAAAGGCAGATGCTTCTGTAGAAGGAAGTTACTTATTTTAGGTGAGAATGAATGTTACGATATTTAAGGTTAGTTTTCTAGTTGATTTTAGCTGCAGGTTGTGCTTTTACCCTGTGCTCTGAGTTGCTCCCCGCCCAGTTCTGGCCTCCACTGCAGAGGCTTAGTGACCCCTGGGGGCGCATCTGGTTCTGAGCACTGCATTCCTCCCGGGTGCTGGTTCGCACACTTGGCCACATGGGTCCCTTCCTCAGTCCCAGGGGCTTCTACACAGAATCTGCAGCCAGCGTCACGCACATGCCAGGGCAGCGGGCTGCACAGAAGCAACTGCTGAGTCTTGCTGACCAGCCATCCAGGCCTGAACTCTACTATCCAGGGAAGGAGAGACCGCGGGAACACACTTAAGTCATGTGTTTCAACAGTATAAAAATAGCCACCTTGCATTTTAAACTATTGCATAAAATAGCGTATTATCTGAGTATATTTCATGCTACAGTGAACAAAATCTAAATTACCACAGAAACTGCACTGCTGGAGGACCAGGGCAGCACTGCGTGGTGTGTAAATGCAGGTGTGAAACACGCAGCCTGAGGCTGGAGGGACTCAACACACCAGGGATGCAGGAGTTTCCTCTGCTCCATCCAGAGTCTCCAGGTGCCTCAGTGACGCATTCACTGCTGTGTGGTGACTTTCTTGGTGAATGTAAGTAAGTGGCGTATGTTAGGCTACCTCCCCAGACACCCTTTCCTGCATGATTATGGGGGAGATTATTATGAGGCCTAATTATAATCCACaggtgaaaagacaacatacagaacTTCGCGTAAAGCTTCCTCATTATCTTAAACATGAAGATAGTGCAACTTTTAAAACACAGCATCACAACACTGATTAACCCCTTGCATTCATCTGACTTCTCCACTTTATACCTTGGCACACAAAACAGGAATTTAGAAtcgtatttttaaaacaaaagttccACAGTGTGGGGGTGGGAAGCAAACTGGTGATTCTTCCCCATAATGTATAATAACGTTTTTCTCTGTATTCAGTTAATTGTAAAACAGGCCATTCTGGCCTCTTCCCCTGCTGCGTCTGCTTTCATAATCAAGTCAGATGCCTCTGTGGGTTTTATTTCATGATGTCTTCAAAGCACCCCTTTGTGTTCTCATGCCCACCCTTTGCCAAAACCTGCCCTTTCCCATCACTGCCCCAGATGAACACCGTTTGCGGCCAGACTGAAGGAAGTTTGTACTATTTCAGCCTGCGTGCGGCTCCTGTGGAAGGAATCATTCGTTTTACTGAACTTGCTGTGCTGGGGACGGAGGGGCAGTGCCACCGCCTCCCTCCTCTTTTCTTAAGTCAGGTATGCATGCAGGTCAGACGAGGTTCCCGGGCTTCCTGTCCTTGCCCTGGACGGGCAGCTCGGTGCCCCCCAGGGCCGTCCCGCTGGAGTGGCAGTCTGCTCCCCCTGTGCGTGCTGCTGTGCTGGGGGTGGAAGAGAGTGGCGCCCGGGCAGTGGCCCATCACCTCGCTGTAGGCCGGGGGTGGCCCCTCCATCCTCCTGTTACTGCTGCAGGTGCTGGCACTTATGCCCGAATTGCTGCTGGGTGGGCGTGGGCCCCCGCTGAACACGGACACATCTATCAAATCGCTGTCAAATATGGTTCGGTTGGGCGGGGCCCTCACAGACTCCCGGTTGAGTTCCATCTGCTGTTCGGGGTCCCGGAGCTGCAGGGTGCAGGGCCCCTGGTAAGGAGGCGGCTCCTCCCCGTCCGACAGGGAGATGGTGGGGGGAAGGTCGATCTCGTGCTGCACATAGGGGTAGGTGGGCTGGAAGCGGCTGAACCGATCCCTCTGGAGAAAGGTTGGGGCAGTCCCCCCATCCCTGGACCGCGGGGCGTACATGATCTGCAGGGAAAAGAGCAACACCTGGGAGATGTTCTTGGCACGGTGATGACCACGGACGTGATGGCAGCAAGGAAATTCACGTCTGTTCTCACCCATCTGAAAACTTTTCCCCCCCAAAAACATGTAAAGGCTATTCCAGGAAAACAGAGGTTTTTTGTTCCTAATGACTTACATCACTCACCTTGCCAAACCCAGGATGGTTCAGCAACGGATAATTGCGGTTACCTGAAAATGTAGGTTTAATGGAGTTATTGTGTGTACATTTCCCACTGGGTCAAGGAGAATACaggagccccccaccccaagcctgcCCACCATGTGACCTTCTCCGGGCCCCACTCCTGTGATTCAGAGGAGTGTAGAGTGTGCAGAATTTTCATTGTAAATGTAAGTTGTAACTTCACAGGATGGTACTTGGAGCAGGTGCAAGACATTGGGTCAATTTATGAGTTACTTATAGGAGCTTGTTGCCCTAtcaattacttaaaaatatggaacaagtgactttttttctttctggataaaAGTTTCCTGTAGTTATTTTTAGCAACTGACatgaaaactattttatattccaaagTAAGTATGATTATAgatattttttccccccaaaagaatCCAGGTACTCTATTTCTTGCATAACTAACTTCTCATCTATTCCACCATCTCACTTTCTTCTAGAGGAaggacatatgtatataaagaTATACGTCCATCTGTCTGTCAACTTCTCTCACACCATGTTTTTAACTTAAAGGCAAAAAAACGTTATCTTTACAATCATACTAATAAACTGGGAGATGGGGTGAATCAAGCGGTGATGTTTATAAGCTATGCCGACACCCACCACCTCATTATCATCAGCAGCTTAAGGCATCAAGTGAAGATCCTGGATTCTCGAcctgttttctggaaggagctctgGCCAGGCACAAAGAATCCTTGGGAGAGTCTAGGGaagacccctcccccacctcttaaACCAAGTTACAGGCACAGGCCTTGATCTTCGTCTGTGCTGACACGTTCAACCCTTCCACCAATTTTGTTCATCCCCCTCTATGCATCTCCTGCCACCCACACCCCGCTTGTGTCCAACCCCTTACCTCCGAGG
Above is a genomic segment from Balaenoptera musculus isolate JJ_BM4_2016_0621 chromosome 14, mBalMus1.pri.v3, whole genome shotgun sequence containing:
- the LDLRAD4 gene encoding LOW QUALITY PROTEIN: low-density lipoprotein receptor class A domain-containing protein 4 (The sequence of the model RefSeq protein was modified relative to this genomic sequence to represent the inferred CDS: deleted 1 base in 1 codon); amino-acid sequence: MFLVTRQLTSWNTGLPGSSMQEAGFQATNAFTECKFTCTSGQCLYLGSLVCNQQNDCGDNSDEENCLLVTEHPPPGIFSSELEFAQVVVVVVVVTVMVVVVVCLLNHYRVSTRSFIHHPGQGRRQDGPQPEGRLWPSDRSGPRPASEIMYAPRSRDGGTAPTFLQRDRFSRFQPTYPYVQHEIDLPPTISLSDGEEPPPYQGPCTLQLRDPEQQMELNRESVRAPPNRTIFDSDLIDVSVFSGGPRPPSSNSGISASTCSSNRRMEGPPPAYSEVMGHCPGATLFHPQHSSTHRGSRLPLQRDGLGGTELPVQGKDRKPGNLV